One segment of Anopheles stephensi strain Indian chromosome 3, UCI_ANSTEP_V1.0, whole genome shotgun sequence DNA contains the following:
- the LOC118511865 gene encoding poly(rC)-binding protein 3 isoform X8, with amino-acid sequence MEDTKMVKIGDINLSDDPAVTLTIRLIMQGKEVGSIIGKKGEIVKRFREESGAKINISDCSCPERIVTVSGSRSAIYKAFTLITKKFEEWCSQFQDQTNTQGKPQIPIRLIVPASQCGSLIGKGGSKIKEIREITGCSIQVASEMLPNSTERAVTLSGSAEAITQCIYHICCVMLESPPKGATIPYRPKPQVNGPVIVANGQAYTIQGNYAVPAQETCTVYPLAITGGLHAGISGLADPLLKGTHLQGAIPPHHLQPIPDVSGIAKNPLAGLAALGLAGAIPSNTGGLNPTALAALAGSQLRTNNNRNVAPVQSQSHEMTVPNDLIGCIIGKGGTKIAEIRQISGAMIRISNCEERDSGNTDRTITITGNPDSVALAQYLINMRISMETAGMPIPGYHYITPNHIVKAPIH; translated from the exons GAAGTCGGAAGCATTATCGGGAAAAAGGGAGAGATCGTCAAGCGGTTCAGAGAAGAG TCCGGCGCCAAAATCAACATATCAGACTGCTCGTGCCCGGAACGAATCGTGACGGTCTCCGGATCCAGAAGTGCGATCTACAAAGCCTTTACACTCATCACGAAGAAGTTCGAAGAG TGGTGTTCCCAGTTTCAAGACCAAACGAACACACAGGGCAAACCACAAATTCCAATTCGTCTGATTGTGCCAGCTAGTCAGTGTGGCTCTTTGATCG GCAAGGGTGGCTCCAAAATCAAAGAAATTCGTGAAATCACCGGCTGCTCGATACAGGTTGCAAGCGAAATGTTGCCAAACTCGACGGAACGCGCCGTTACGTTGAGTGGCTCCGCTGAAGCAATTACGCAATGCATCTATCACATATGCTGTGTCATGCTGGAG TCACCGCCGAAGGGTGCCACAATCCCGTACCGGCCAAAGCCACAGGTGAATGGGCCGGTAATAGTTGCCAACGGCCAGGCGTACACCATCCAGGGTAACTACGCCGTCCCGGCACAGGAG ACCTGCACAGTATATCCACTAGCCATTACCGGTGGCTTGCATGCGGGCATCTCCGGTTTAGCCGATCCATTACTAAAAGGAACACATCTACAGGGAGCGATACCTCCACATCATCTACAACCGATACCTGAT GTTTCGGGAATCGCTAAAAATCCGCTTGCAGGTCTAGCGGCACTTGGACTAGCTGGTGCGATTCCCTCCAACACCGGTGGACTAAATCCAACTG CTCTCGCCGCTTTGGCCGGTTCTCAACTgcgaaccaacaacaaccgcaACGTAGCCCCAGTACAGTCGCAATCACACGAAATGACCGTGCCAAACGACCTGATAGGTTGCATTATCGGTAAGGGCGGCACCAAGATTGCCGAGATCCGCCAGATTTCCGGCGCCATGATACGCATTTCCAACTGTGAGGAGCGCGACAGCGGCAACACGGACCGAACGATCACCATCACCGGCAACCCGGACTCAGTCGCACTTGCCCAGTATCTGATCAACATGAG AATTTCGATGGAAACTGCCGGAATGCCAATCCCGGGCTATCACTACATCACCCCGAATCACATCGTCAAAGCGCCGATCCATTAA
- the LOC118511865 gene encoding poly(rC)-binding protein 3 isoform X3, which yields MEDTKMVKIGDINLSDDPAVTLTIRLIMQGKEVGSIIGKKGEIVKRFREESGAKINISDCSCPERIVTVSGSRSAIYKAFTLITKKFEEWCSQFQDQTNTQGKPQIPIRLIVPASQCGSLIGKGGSKIKEIREITGCSIQVASEMLPNSTERAVTLSGSAEAITQCIYHICCVMLESPPKGATIPYRPKPQVNGPVIVANGQAYTIQGNYAVPAQEVSGIAKNPLAGLAALGLAGAIPSNTGGLNPTALAALAGSQLRTNNNRNVAPVQSQSHEMTVPNDLIGCIIGKGGTKIAEIRQISGAMIRISNCEERDSGNTDRTITITGNPDSVALAQYLINMSVELQKANLGDEAGAAAAAAAAAATAQVTGAQPATAGIVPPSAAATLTAAASAAAAAAANSGVAGTGATGANAAAAAAAAVTNPLATAIPLAQLLAKPGTLNALNSLSALGSLTDLIGNLSSGAAAVAPIQTTGVNRPKTTRMRSPNTNNSMNGDSSKKSERNKFSPY from the exons GAAGTCGGAAGCATTATCGGGAAAAAGGGAGAGATCGTCAAGCGGTTCAGAGAAGAG TCCGGCGCCAAAATCAACATATCAGACTGCTCGTGCCCGGAACGAATCGTGACGGTCTCCGGATCCAGAAGTGCGATCTACAAAGCCTTTACACTCATCACGAAGAAGTTCGAAGAG TGGTGTTCCCAGTTTCAAGACCAAACGAACACACAGGGCAAACCACAAATTCCAATTCGTCTGATTGTGCCAGCTAGTCAGTGTGGCTCTTTGATCG GCAAGGGTGGCTCCAAAATCAAAGAAATTCGTGAAATCACCGGCTGCTCGATACAGGTTGCAAGCGAAATGTTGCCAAACTCGACGGAACGCGCCGTTACGTTGAGTGGCTCCGCTGAAGCAATTACGCAATGCATCTATCACATATGCTGTGTCATGCTGGAG TCACCGCCGAAGGGTGCCACAATCCCGTACCGGCCAAAGCCACAGGTGAATGGGCCGGTAATAGTTGCCAACGGCCAGGCGTACACCATCCAGGGTAACTACGCCGTCCCGGCACAGGAG GTTTCGGGAATCGCTAAAAATCCGCTTGCAGGTCTAGCGGCACTTGGACTAGCTGGTGCGATTCCCTCCAACACCGGTGGACTAAATCCAACTG CTCTCGCCGCTTTGGCCGGTTCTCAACTgcgaaccaacaacaaccgcaACGTAGCCCCAGTACAGTCGCAATCACACGAAATGACCGTGCCAAACGACCTGATAGGTTGCATTATCGGTAAGGGCGGCACCAAGATTGCCGAGATCCGCCAGATTTCCGGCGCCATGATACGCATTTCCAACTGTGAGGAGCGCGACAGCGGCAACACGGACCGAACGATCACCATCACCGGCAACCCGGACTCAGTCGCACTTGCCCAGTATCTGATCAACATGAG CGTCGAGCTTCAGAAGGCGAATTTAGGTGACGAAGCAGgcgcagctgctgctgccgccgccgctgcgGCCACAGCACAGGTGACCGGTGCACAGCCGGCCACGGCCGGCATCGTACCGCCCTCGGCAGCAGCCACGCTTACCGCGGCGGCTTCCgctgcagcagcggcggccgcAAACTCGGGCGTCGCCGGTACCGGCGCGACCGGTGCGAATGCGGCCGCTGCTGCCGCGGCGGCAGTCACTAACCCACTGGCTACCGCGATACCGTTGGCCCAGCTGCTGGCCAAACCGGGCACATTGAATGCGCTCAACAGTCTGTCGGCTCTCGGCAGCCTGACCGATCTGATCGGCAATCTGTCTAGTGGGGCCGCCGCGGTAGCACCGATCCAGACGACCGGTGTCAATCGACCCAAGACCACGCGTATGCGCTCtcccaacaccaacaacagcatgAACGGTGACAGCAGTAAGAAAAGCGAACGCAATAAGTTCAGTCCCTACTAA